The sequence AAGGCCCAATAGAAAACTTGCGAAAAATCTTTTTTTATCTTTTACTAATCGAAAGAAAACAAAAGCAAAAGATAAAACTAAAATTTCAAAATGGAAGTTTACATAAACTTCTTTGATAAGAATCGGAAAACTCCAATAGAGTAGAAGTTGTTTGTTGAATTTCTTTTTGGAAAAAAAAAGAATACAGGCAGTCTCAAAAAAAAGATAACTGAGTTTAAGAAAAATTCCCGAAAAACCAGGTGAAAATAAAGCAAAAAATAGCAAAACAAAAGGGCTATAGATGGTCGTCCAATCGGGATGATTGATATTTGATAAAATTTCTATTTCGGATTCCGATATGTTTTGCTTTTGAAAATAGGTAGAGGCTGTGATTTGGTAAGGAGATTCTCCGTTACGAATTAAATTCCCTTCCCATAAGTATCTTGACCAATCGTCTTCCCAAATTGGTGGAAAAAAAATACAAAGGATTCTGAACCCAAATCCTATAAGAAAAATTAATTGTGAATGTTTTTTAAAAAAAGTTTTAGGTAAGGTTACCATCCCCAAAAAGAGAATGGTAACTAGAGAAAAAAAGGAAAAAAGAATCCATTGTATCAAAGTTTTACTACAAACTTATTTATTGAAGTTTAGGTTGTTGCATCGTTCACAAATTTCTTCCGGAATGATTCCCAGTTTCATCAGTAAACCAAAGATAAAACAACCAGCACACCATCCTAAAAAAGATTCGAGTGAAGCAAAAAAAACAAGAGTTGCAAGAGTGATTTGGTAAGCGAAGGAATAACCCAAAATAAAGAATCCAATTGCACTCAAACTAAAGAGAAATCCAATCAACTGCGCAAATCGTTTTGGTGGTCCTGCCGCTCCTACAAAAGAGATTCCAAGCCATGGCACTAAATACCGAGAGGTAAAAAAAGCAAATGGCTCAAACTTTGGTCCATAACTCAATCGTAGAGAAAATCCAAGTAACAGGAGTCCAAGTACATAGGCATTCGGAAATAAGATAGCGATGACGCCGAGGAATACAACAGTTGAAGCAACAATTCTTGTGACATTTTCATTGACCACATCCGGATAGTATCCAATTTTCATATTGCCCTCCATTTGCTTCCAAATTACGAAGAGGGTTCAATTGGGCAAGAAAAATTCGCTTTCTTGGATGAAATGTTTATTTTATTGACGAAAATTCGTCTTAAAAGAGAAAGATTTTAGAAATTGGGAGGGAACCTTTATGAAAGTATTCCGTGGTTATGGGATTTATCTTTTTTCTTTGTCTCTGGTTTGGGCTTTTTGGCTTCAATTGACTGCAGGGCCCAAGGTCCAGCCAGGAGATTCCCAAGAAACCCCTTGGTTTCTTTCCAAAGAATCCTCGTATCCATTCA comes from Leptospira mtsangambouensis and encodes:
- a CDS encoding DUF4395 domain-containing protein, with amino-acid sequence MKIGYYPDVVNENVTRIVASTVVFLGVIAILFPNAYVLGLLLLGFSLRLSYGPKFEPFAFFTSRYLVPWLGISFVGAAGPPKRFAQLIGFLFSLSAIGFFILGYSFAYQITLATLVFFASLESFLGWCAGCFIFGLLMKLGIIPEEICERCNNLNFNK